One Allostreptomyces psammosilenae DNA segment encodes these proteins:
- the tsf gene encoding translation elongation factor Ts, with the protein MANFTAADVKKLRETTAAGMLDCKKALEEAEGDFDKAVEILRVKGLKGVTKREGRSTSNGAVVARIEAGAGGVLLELNCETDFVAKGERFLAVANTIAEHVSKSDLADIESLLASEIEPGKSVQAFVDEANATLGEKVVLSRFARFNDGFVASYLHRTSPDLPPQVGVLVELDSENGDVARDVAQHIAAFSPKFLSREDVPAETVENERRVAEATAREEGKPEAALAKIVEGRLNGFFKENVLLDQAFAKDNKKSVKAILDEAGVTLKRFARFRVGV; encoded by the coding sequence ATGGCGAACTTCACCGCCGCGGACGTGAAGAAGCTCCGCGAGACGACCGCCGCCGGCATGCTGGACTGCAAGAAGGCGCTCGAAGAGGCCGAGGGCGACTTCGACAAGGCCGTGGAGATCCTTCGGGTCAAGGGCCTGAAGGGTGTCACCAAGCGCGAGGGCCGCTCCACCAGCAACGGTGCCGTGGTCGCCCGCATCGAGGCCGGCGCCGGTGGCGTGCTGCTCGAGCTGAACTGCGAGACCGACTTCGTCGCCAAGGGCGAGCGCTTCCTCGCCGTGGCCAACACCATCGCCGAGCACGTCTCCAAGAGCGACCTGGCGGACATCGAGTCCCTGCTCGCCTCCGAGATCGAGCCCGGCAAGTCCGTCCAGGCGTTCGTCGACGAGGCCAACGCCACGCTCGGCGAGAAGGTCGTGCTCAGCCGCTTCGCGCGCTTCAACGACGGCTTCGTCGCCTCCTACCTGCACCGCACCAGCCCGGACCTGCCGCCCCAGGTCGGCGTGCTGGTCGAGCTGGACAGCGAGAACGGTGACGTCGCCCGCGACGTCGCGCAGCACATCGCCGCCTTCTCCCCGAAGTTCCTCTCCCGCGAGGACGTCCCGGCCGAGACGGTGGAGAACGAGCGCCGCGTCGCCGAGGCCACCGCTCGCGAGGAGGGCAAGCCGGAAGCCGCCCTGGCGAAGATCGTCGAGGGCCGCCTCAACGGCTTCTTCAAGGAGAACGTGCTGCTGGACCAGGCGTTCGCCAAGGACAACAAGAAGTCCGTCAAGGCCATCCTCGACGAGGCCGGCGTCACCCTGAAGCGCTTCGCGCGCTTCCGCGTCGGCGTCTGA
- a CDS encoding phosphatidate cytidylyltransferase: MAPIQDGSASHAPWEEEPRAARLRGPLFRDEPADGALKRAPRNAGGAEPDSARTVMMPLIGGAPEESESERSVVGLDSLLNGGQPQGPRPRRRSVAGAQEPGADAAPRRGAARHTSPQAAVAGSGAGGSEDGAGQPRRRERGGRNLPAAIGVGLGLGAVLLLALFIVKVLFLGVVVAAAGVGLWELSSRLSEKKRIRPPLIPMVLGGTGMQIAAYFGGIDALFVAFAVTVLAILAWRMLERPEGYLPDVTAGVFCVFYVPFLAGFVPLMLTADDGAWRVTLFLMLAVCSDTAGYAVGYRFGRRSRKLAPSISPGKTRVGFGGSVGGSALVGAIAMPLMIDGGVWWQGALLGVVAAVTATVGDLTESMIKRDLGVKDMGDLLPGHGGLMDRLDSLLPTAAVTWLLLSAFVGSGL; the protein is encoded by the coding sequence ATGGCGCCGATCCAGGACGGCTCCGCTTCCCACGCGCCGTGGGAGGAGGAGCCGCGCGCGGCCCGTCTCCGTGGTCCGCTCTTCCGGGACGAGCCGGCGGACGGAGCCCTCAAGCGGGCTCCCCGGAACGCAGGTGGCGCGGAACCCGACTCCGCCCGGACGGTCATGATGCCGCTTATCGGCGGCGCTCCCGAGGAGTCGGAGTCGGAACGCTCCGTCGTGGGCCTCGACAGCCTGCTGAACGGAGGGCAGCCGCAGGGGCCACGGCCGCGCCGACGCTCGGTCGCCGGAGCCCAGGAGCCGGGGGCGGACGCGGCCCCGCGTCGTGGGGCGGCCCGTCACACCTCGCCCCAGGCGGCGGTGGCAGGTTCCGGCGCCGGCGGCTCTGAGGACGGCGCGGGGCAGCCGCGGCGCAGGGAGCGCGGTGGCCGCAACCTGCCGGCCGCCATCGGCGTGGGCCTCGGGCTCGGCGCGGTGCTGCTCCTCGCGCTCTTCATCGTCAAGGTGCTGTTCCTCGGCGTCGTGGTCGCCGCGGCCGGCGTGGGGTTGTGGGAGCTGTCGAGCCGGCTCTCGGAGAAGAAGCGCATTCGGCCGCCGCTGATCCCCATGGTCCTCGGCGGAACGGGGATGCAGATCGCCGCCTACTTCGGCGGCATCGACGCGCTCTTCGTGGCGTTCGCGGTGACGGTCCTCGCCATACTGGCCTGGCGGATGCTGGAGCGCCCGGAGGGCTACCTTCCGGACGTCACGGCCGGGGTGTTCTGCGTCTTCTACGTGCCCTTCCTGGCGGGGTTCGTGCCGCTCATGCTGACGGCGGACGACGGCGCCTGGCGCGTCACCCTGTTCCTGATGCTCGCGGTCTGCAGCGACACCGCCGGGTACGCCGTCGGGTACCGGTTCGGGCGGCGCAGCCGGAAGCTGGCTCCCTCGATCAGCCCCGGCAAGACCAGGGTGGGGTTCGGCGGCAGCGTGGGCGGTTCGGCCCTGGTCGGTGCCATCGCCATGCCGCTGATGATCGACGGTGGTGTCTGGTGGCAGGGCGCGCTGCTCGGGGTGGTCGCCGCCGTCACCGCGACGGTCGGGGACCTGACCGAGTCGATGATCAAGCGGGACCTCGGCGTGAAGGACATGGGAGACCTGCTGCCGGGACACGGGGGCCTGATGGACCGGCTCGACTCCTTGCTCCCTACCGCGGCGGTCACCTGGCTGCTCCTGTCCGCCTTCGTCGGTTCCGGTCTGTGA
- the rpsB gene encoding 30S ribosomal protein S2 has protein sequence MAVVTMRELLESGVHFGHQTRRWNPKMKRFIFTERNGIYIIDLLQSLNYIDRAYEFVKETVAHGGTILFVGTKKQAQEAIAEQATRVGMPYVNQRWLGGMLTNFSTVYKRLQRLKELEEIDFTDVAASGLTKKELLVLQREKEKLERTLGGIRDMQRVPSAVWIVDTKKEHIAVGEARKLNIPVVAILDTNCDPDEVDYKIPGNDDAIRSVTLLTRVVADAVADGLIARSGAAAGDTKAEIGADQPLADWERDILAGEKEAGEAKAEQPAAEGAAAEAPASETAPAEGTEQQA, from the coding sequence ATGGCCGTCGTCACGATGCGGGAGCTGCTGGAGAGCGGCGTCCACTTCGGGCACCAGACCCGTCGCTGGAACCCGAAGATGAAGCGCTTCATCTTCACCGAGCGCAACGGCATCTACATCATCGACCTGCTCCAGTCGCTGAACTACATCGACCGGGCGTACGAGTTCGTCAAGGAGACCGTGGCGCACGGCGGCACGATCCTCTTCGTCGGCACCAAGAAGCAGGCCCAGGAGGCCATCGCCGAGCAGGCCACGCGCGTGGGCATGCCGTACGTCAACCAGCGCTGGCTCGGCGGCATGCTGACCAACTTCTCCACCGTCTACAAGCGCCTGCAGCGCCTGAAGGAGCTGGAGGAGATCGACTTCACGGACGTGGCCGCCTCCGGCCTCACCAAGAAGGAGCTCCTCGTCCTCCAGCGTGAGAAGGAGAAGCTGGAGCGCACCCTTGGTGGTATCCGTGACATGCAGCGCGTGCCGAGCGCCGTGTGGATCGTGGACACCAAGAAGGAGCACATCGCGGTCGGCGAGGCCCGGAAGCTGAACATCCCGGTCGTCGCCATCCTCGACACCAACTGCGACCCCGACGAGGTCGACTACAAGATCCCGGGCAACGACGACGCGATCCGCTCCGTCACCCTGCTCACCCGCGTGGTCGCCGACGCCGTCGCCGACGGTCTGATCGCCCGCTCGGGCGCGGCCGCCGGTGACACCAAGGCGGAGATCGGCGCCGACCAGCCGCTGGCCGACTGGGAGCGCGACATCCTCGCCGGTGAGAAGGAGGCTGGCGAGGCCAAGGCTGAGCAGCCGGCCGCCGAGGGCGCCGCCGCGGAGGCCCCGGCCAGCGAGACCGCCCCCGCCGAGGGCACCGAGCAGCAGGCCTGA
- the pyrH gene encoding UMP kinase, with the protein MVDTAEGAGRRVLLKLSGEAFAGGGGVGVDPDVVQAIARQIAEVVRGGTQMAVVIGGGNFFRGAELQVRGMDRARSDYMGMLGTVMNCLALQDFLEKQGIDTRVQTAITMGQVAEPYIPLRAQRHLEKGRVVIFGAGMGMPYFSTDTTAAQRALEIHAEVLLLAKSGVDGVYDSDPKTNPDAVRFDSLDYSEVLKRNLKVADATAISLCMDNDLPIVVFELLTEGNIARAVRGEKIGTVVGRGRG; encoded by the coding sequence ATGGTGGACACCGCGGAGGGCGCCGGCCGTCGCGTCCTGCTGAAACTGTCCGGTGAGGCCTTCGCGGGGGGCGGCGGAGTCGGTGTCGACCCGGACGTCGTCCAGGCCATCGCGCGGCAGATCGCCGAGGTGGTGCGCGGCGGCACGCAGATGGCGGTGGTGATCGGCGGGGGTAACTTCTTCCGCGGTGCCGAACTCCAGGTCCGGGGCATGGACCGTGCCCGTTCCGACTACATGGGCATGCTCGGCACGGTGATGAACTGCCTGGCGCTCCAGGACTTCCTGGAGAAGCAGGGCATCGACACCCGGGTGCAGACGGCCATCACCATGGGGCAGGTCGCCGAGCCCTACATTCCGCTGCGTGCCCAGCGCCACCTGGAGAAGGGCCGCGTGGTGATCTTCGGAGCCGGTATGGGCATGCCGTACTTCTCCACCGACACCACGGCCGCCCAGCGCGCCCTGGAGATCCACGCCGAGGTCCTCCTGCTGGCCAAGAGCGGGGTCGACGGCGTCTACGACTCCGACCCGAAGACCAACCCCGACGCGGTGCGGTTCGACTCCCTGGACTACTCCGAGGTCCTCAAGCGAAACCTCAAGGTCGCCGACGCGACCGCCATCAGTCTCTGCATGGACAACGACCTGCCCATCGTCGTCTTCGAGCTGCTCACCGAAGGCAACATCGCCCGGGCCGTCCGGGGTGAGAAGATCGGCACTGTGGTGGGCCGCGGCCGCGGCTGA
- the frr gene encoding ribosome recycling factor gives MIEETLLEAEEKMEKAVLVAKEDLAAIRTGRAHPAMFNKITAEYYGAPTPINQLASFSVPEPRMAVVTPFDKSSLAAIEKSIRDSDLGVNPTNDGSIIRVVFPQLTEERRREFIKVARTKGEDAKISIRSVRRKAKEILDKLVRDGEAGEDEVRRAEKELEDLTSRFVVQVDELLKHKESELLEV, from the coding sequence GTGATCGAAGAGACCCTCCTCGAAGCTGAGGAGAAGATGGAGAAGGCCGTCCTGGTGGCCAAGGAGGACCTGGCCGCCATCCGCACCGGACGGGCACACCCGGCGATGTTCAACAAGATCACCGCCGAGTACTACGGCGCCCCCACGCCGATCAATCAGCTCGCGTCCTTCTCGGTTCCCGAGCCGCGCATGGCCGTGGTGACGCCGTTCGACAAGAGCTCCCTCGCCGCCATCGAGAAGTCCATCCGTGACTCGGACCTCGGCGTCAACCCGACGAACGACGGCTCCATCATCCGCGTGGTCTTCCCGCAGCTCACCGAGGAACGTCGCCGCGAGTTCATCAAGGTGGCGCGGACCAAGGGCGAGGACGCCAAGATCTCCATCCGCAGCGTGCGCCGCAAGGCGAAGGAGATCCTGGACAAGCTGGTCCGCGATGGTGAGGCCGGCGAGGACGAGGTGCGTCGCGCGGAGAAGGAACTCGAGGACCTCACCAGCCGCTTCGTGGTGCAGGTCGACGAACTGCTCAAGCACAAGGAATCCGAGCTGCTAGAGGTCTGA